Sequence from the Cellulomonas fimi ATCC 484 genome:
CGAGACGTCGTTCGCCTTGGTCTCGATGATCGGCAGGCCGGTCATCGAGCCCGCGCCGAGCTCGTCGGAGAGCTTCGCGCAACGCTCCAGCAGCCGGGAGTGCAGGTAGAAGACGTCACCGGGGTACGCCTCGCGGCCCGGCGGGCGGCGCAGGAGGAGCGACACGGCACGGTAGGCCTCGGCCTGCTTCGACAGGTCGTCGAACACGACGAGGACGTGCTTGCCGCCGTACATCCAGTGCTGGCCGATGGCCGAGCCGGTGTAGGGGGCGAGGTACTTGAAGCCGGCCGGGTCGGACGCGGGGGCCGCGACGATGGTCGTGTACTCGAGCGCGCCGGCCTCCTCGAGGGCGCCACGCACGGAGGCGATGGTCGAACCCTTCTGGCCGATGGCGACGTAGATGCAGCGGACCTGCTTCGTCGGGTCGCCCGACTCCCAGTTCGCCTTCTGGTTGATGATCGTGTCGATCGCGATCGCCGTCTTGCCCGTCTGGCGGTCGCCGATGATGAGCTGACGCTGCCCGCGGCCGATCGGGATCATCGAGTCGATGGCCTTGATGCCGGTCTGCAGCGGCTCGTGGACCGACTTGCGGGCCATGACGCCGGGGGCCTGCAGCTCCAGGGCGCGGCGCCCCTCGGTCGCGATCTCGCCCAGGCCGTCGATCGGCTGGCCCAGCGGGTCGACGACGCGGCCGAGGTAGCCGTCACCGACCGGGACGGAGAGCACCTCGCCCGTGCGGCGGACCTCCTGGCCCTCCTCGATGCCGGTGAACTCGCCCAGGACGACGACACCGATCTCGCGGACGTCGAGGTTCAGCGCGAGGCCGAGCGTCCCGTCCTCGAAGCGCAGCAACTCGTTCGCCATGGCGCCCGGCAGGCCCTCGACCTGCGCGATGCCGTCGCCGGCGAGCGTGACGCGGCCGACCTCTTCGGACACCGCACCGGTCGGCTCGTAGGTCTTCACGAAGCTGTCCAGCGCGGCCCGGATCTCCTCCGGCCGGATCGTCAGCTCAGCCATTGTTCCTTCTCCTCATCGGACGCACGCGGTGCGTGCGGTCTCACAGGTCATGGGTGCACTCGCGGGGGCGGGCACCGGTCAGCTGGCAAGTCGTCGTCGGGCGTCGGCGAGACGCGCCAGCACGGTCGCGTCCACGACCTGGGGGCCGACCTGCACGCGCAGGCCACCGATCACGTGCGGGTCGAGCACCACGTTGAGCTGCACGACGCTGCCGTAGGCACGCTCGAGGATCTCGGTCAGCCGGCCGCGCTGGGCGTCGGTGAGCGGCGTCGCGGTCGACACCGTCGCGACCTGCCGCTGCCGGCGGGCCGCGATGAGGTCTGACAGGTGGCCGAGCGCCGGGACGTACCGGCGTCCGCGGGGTGCGGCTGCGAGGCGCGTGGCGAGCGCCGTCGTCACGGGCGTGGCCCGCCCGGCGAGGATGTCCTCGACGAGCTTCACGCGGGCCTCCCGCGGGACCGCGGTGTCGAACAGCGTCCGACGCACCTCACGCTGGCCGGTGAGCGCCCGGGAGAAGCGGAAGATCTCCTCCTCGACGCGCGCGAGCGAGTCGTCCGCCTCGGCCGTGGCGAGCACCGCGTGGAACGCGAGGTGCTCTGTGGCCTCGGTCAGGTCCTCGTCCGCCGACCAGCGCGAGCGCACGAGCCCCTGCGCGACCTCGACGACCCGGGGGTCGGCGGCCTGCAGGAGCCGCGCGACGAGCCCGGCCTTCGCGTCGCCGTCGATCGACGGGTCCGCCAGCGTCCGGCGCAGCGAGCCGGAGGAGTCCAGCGCGTCGACCAGGGCGAACAGCTGCTCGCCGAGCACCGACGACTGCGCACCGGCAGCAGCGAGGACCGGCTCCCACCGCTCCTCGGCGCCCGCCAGCGACGCCCGACTCGTCCCGCGCATCAGTTCCCCTTACCTGCGTCCGCCGTGGTGGCGGTGTTGGCCGCGAGCTCGTCGAGGAACCGGTCGACGACGCGCGACTGGCGCACCTCGTCCTCCAGGGCCTCGCCGACGATCTTCGACGCGAGCTCGGTCGCCAGGGTGCCGACGTCCTGCGTGAGCTGGACGGCGGCCTGCTGACGCTCGGCCTCGATCTGGCGGTGCGCCGTCTCCGTGATGCGCGCGGCCTCCTCGGAGGCCTTGGCACGCAGGTCGGCGACGATCTGGCCGCCCTCGGCGCGCGCGTCCTCGCGGATGCGGGCGGCCTCGGTGCGGGCGTCCTGGAGCTGCTGGTGGTACTCCGCCAGCGCGGCGGCGGCCTCGGCCTGCGCCGTCTCCGCCTTGGCCAGACCGCCCTCGATCTTCGCCGTGCGCTCGTCGAGGATCGCCTGGAACTTCGG
This genomic interval carries:
- a CDS encoding F0F1 ATP synthase subunit delta; translated protein: MRGTSRASLAGAEERWEPVLAAAGAQSSVLGEQLFALVDALDSSGSLRRTLADPSIDGDAKAGLVARLLQAADPRVVEVAQGLVRSRWSADEDLTEATEHLAFHAVLATAEADDSLARVEEEIFRFSRALTGQREVRRTLFDTAVPREARVKLVEDILAGRATPVTTALATRLAAAPRGRRYVPALGHLSDLIAARRQRQVATVSTATPLTDAQRGRLTEILERAYGSVVQLNVVLDPHVIGGLRVQVGPQVVDATVLARLADARRRLAS
- the atpA gene encoding F0F1 ATP synthase subunit alpha: MAELTIRPEEIRAALDSFVKTYEPTGAVSEEVGRVTLAGDGIAQVEGLPGAMANELLRFEDGTLGLALNLDVREIGVVVLGEFTGIEEGQEVRRTGEVLSVPVGDGYLGRVVDPLGQPIDGLGEIATEGRRALELQAPGVMARKSVHEPLQTGIKAIDSMIPIGRGQRQLIIGDRQTGKTAIAIDTIINQKANWESGDPTKQVRCIYVAIGQKGSTIASVRGALEEAGALEYTTIVAAPASDPAGFKYLAPYTGSAIGQHWMYGGKHVLVVFDDLSKQAEAYRAVSLLLRRPPGREAYPGDVFYLHSRLLERCAKLSDELGAGSMTGLPIIETKANDVSAYIPTNVISITDGQIFLQSDLFNADQRPAVDVGISVSRVGGAAQVKAMKSVSGTLKLDLAQFRSLEAFAMFASDLDATSRAQLARGARLTELLKQGQYSPFAVEDQVASIWAGTKGKLDDVPVEDVRRFESELLDHLRRNTEVLTTIAASGKLDDATEEALATAVDEFRTGFLKADGTPLVGGDDADEGVEVEQEQIVRQKKA
- a CDS encoding F0F1 ATP synthase subunit B; the encoded protein is MIHAANPAALVTAAEGTEEVQGIDLLIPAAYDIFWSSVVLLIIAIAFYKYALPKFQAILDERTAKIEGGLAKAETAQAEAAAALAEYHQQLQDARTEAARIREDARAEGGQIVADLRAKASEEAARITETAHRQIEAERQQAAVQLTQDVGTLATELASKIVGEALEDEVRQSRVVDRFLDELAANTATTADAGKGN